The Anabaena sp. PCC 7108 region TTGGCAACCAAGCGGTGCAGGAACGCACCCAACCTAGCCAAAAAAACCAGAACGTATCCCTATACTGATAATGCCCTTGCTCATGTGCTAAGACGCTTTCTAGGTGTTTGTCAGAGAGGGTTTGTAGTAGTCCTTGACTAACTACTAATTCTGGCTGCCAAAAACCCATTTGACCGGCGAATAAAGCGCCTGTTTGCAGTAGTCGGGCTTGTTTACCAGCAAGATTAATTTGTGGACATTCACGGGCAGATTTGACTGATTTCCAACCCTGGAAAGCCAGTTTGATACCTAAAATATTGAAAAAGCCGATAAAAATTAATGCCAGCAGATAGCTAAAATAGCCGGTATACATTCCGCCCATTGTTCCTTGTGTACCCATGCAGATGACAGAGGTTGCTGTCATGAAAATGAGTAAGGGGGGAAAGAGGAATAAAAATAGTGTTTTTTGCCAGCGTAAATGCCAATTACCCTGGGGGATGTTGCCAGAATATCGTAACCAGTAGGCAACGGTGACAGCGGTGACAATCATGAGTA contains the following coding sequences:
- a CDS encoding M56 family metallopeptidase; translated protein: MHLLMIVTAVTVAYWLRYSGNIPQGNWHLRWQKTLFLFLFPPLLIFMTATSVICMGTQGTMGGMYTGYFSYLLALIFIGFFNILGIKLAFQGWKSVKSARECPQINLAGKQARLLQTGALFAGQMGFWQPELVVSQGLLQTLSDKHLESVLAHEQGHYQYRDTFWFFWLGWVRSCTAWLPNTEPLWQELLVLRELRADSYAASQVDPLILAESLLLVVSKNPVGEEVCCAALGAADRLEQRIEALLTPPEPTSEAQLQSWHIFLFAFLPLFTVVFHT